Proteins from a genomic interval of Arachis hypogaea cultivar Tifrunner chromosome 10, arahy.Tifrunner.gnm2.J5K5, whole genome shotgun sequence:
- the LOC112716745 gene encoding cystinosin homolog isoform X1: MMGIAWNSHTLEVAYRVLGWSGFFLWSCSFYPQLLLNFFRKSVVGLNFNYLLLNNTKHTLYLIYNTSLYFSSSVRFQYHLKYGFDQMVPVAANDVAFSTHAVLLTGVLLFQCAIYERGNQSLSKVSIGIISLVWIIVAVCSFISLPTKSWLWLISIFNTMQVILAVIKYIPQAVMNFMRKSTDGFSIGNVLLDFSGGVTNYAQMVAQSIDQNSWVNFSGNIGKVLLSLVSVFFDVLFMCQHYFLYPSKKAASIRVKEPLIKSPLGSPVPLERV; the protein is encoded by the exons ATGATGGGAATAGCATGGAATTCTCATACCCTTGAAGTTGCATACAGAGTGTTAGGATGGAGTGGTTTCTTTCTTTGGTCCTGCAGTTTCTACCCTCAGCTTCTCTTGAATTTCTTTAGGAAGAG TGTGGTTGGATTGAATTTCAATTATTTGTTGTTGAACAATACCAAGCACACCTTGTATCTCATCTACAACACTTCCTTGTACTTCAGCTCTTCTGTGCGGTTTCAGTATCATCTCAAATATGGCTTCGACCag ATGGTACCTGTTGCTGCAAATGATGTTGCATTCTCAACACATGCTGTTTTATTGACGGGAGTATTACTGTTTCAATGTGCAATATATGAG CGCGGGAATCAGTCACTATCAAAAGTGAGCATAGGGATAATCTCTTTGGTGTGGATTATTGTCGCAGTTTGTTCCTTCATATCACTTCCTACTAAATCTTGGCTTTGGCTTATCTCCATTTTTAA CACAATGCAAGTAATTTTGGCAGTCATCAAATATATTCCACAG GCAGTTATGAATTTCATGAGAAAGAGCACAGATGGGTTTAGCATTGGAAACGTGCTACTTGATTTCTCAGGAGGAGTCACAAATTATGCCCAAATGGTTGCACAGTCAATTGATCaaa ATTCTTGGGTGAACTTCTCTGGTAACATTGGCAAAGTGTTACTATCCCTG GTTTCTGTATTCTTTGATGTTCTTTTCATGTGTCAACACTACTTCTTGTATCCTTCAAAGAAAGCAGCATCAATTAGAGTGAAAGAGCCCCTTATTAAGTCACCACTTGGGTCACCTGTGCCATTGGAAAGAGTTTAG
- the LOC112716745 gene encoding cystinosin homolog isoform X2 yields MMGIAWNSHTLEVAYRVLGWSGFFLWSCSFYPQLLLNFFRKSSSVRFQYHLKYGFDQMVPVAANDVAFSTHAVLLTGVLLFQCAIYERGNQSLSKVSIGIISLVWIIVAVCSFISLPTKSWLWLISIFNTMQVILAVIKYIPQAVMNFMRKSTDGFSIGNVLLDFSGGVTNYAQMVAQSIDQNSWVNFSGNIGKVLLSLVSVFFDVLFMCQHYFLYPSKKAASIRVKEPLIKSPLGSPVPLERV; encoded by the exons ATGATGGGAATAGCATGGAATTCTCATACCCTTGAAGTTGCATACAGAGTGTTAGGATGGAGTGGTTTCTTTCTTTGGTCCTGCAGTTTCTACCCTCAGCTTCTCTTGAATTTCTTTAGGAAGAG CTCTTCTGTGCGGTTTCAGTATCATCTCAAATATGGCTTCGACCag ATGGTACCTGTTGCTGCAAATGATGTTGCATTCTCAACACATGCTGTTTTATTGACGGGAGTATTACTGTTTCAATGTGCAATATATGAG CGCGGGAATCAGTCACTATCAAAAGTGAGCATAGGGATAATCTCTTTGGTGTGGATTATTGTCGCAGTTTGTTCCTTCATATCACTTCCTACTAAATCTTGGCTTTGGCTTATCTCCATTTTTAA CACAATGCAAGTAATTTTGGCAGTCATCAAATATATTCCACAG GCAGTTATGAATTTCATGAGAAAGAGCACAGATGGGTTTAGCATTGGAAACGTGCTACTTGATTTCTCAGGAGGAGTCACAAATTATGCCCAAATGGTTGCACAGTCAATTGATCaaa ATTCTTGGGTGAACTTCTCTGGTAACATTGGCAAAGTGTTACTATCCCTG GTTTCTGTATTCTTTGATGTTCTTTTCATGTGTCAACACTACTTCTTGTATCCTTCAAAGAAAGCAGCATCAATTAGAGTGAAAGAGCCCCTTATTAAGTCACCACTTGGGTCACCTGTGCCATTGGAAAGAGTTTAG
- the LOC112716746 gene encoding cycloartenol-C-24-methyltransferase — protein sequence MDLASGVGGKINKAQVLDAVDKYEKYHVHYGGKQEDRNANYTDMVNKYYDLATSFYEFGWGESFHFAHRWNGESLRESIKRHEHFLALQLGLKPGQKVLDVGCGIGGPLREIARFSSTSVTGLNNNEYQISRGKELNRIAGVDKTCDFIKADFMKMPIPDNSFDAVYAIEATCHAPDAYGCYKEIYRVLKPGQCFAAYEWCMTDAYDPNNQEHQKIKAEVEIGDGLPDIRSTAKCLEALKQAGFEIIWEKDLAKESPVPWYQPLDKNHFSLSSFRLTAVGRFFTRNMVKALEFAGLAPKGSLRVQDFLEKAAEGLVEGGKKEIFTPMYFFLARKPLSDNN from the exons ATGGATTTGGCATCCGGTGTTGGTGGCAAGATCAACAAAGCTCAAGTTCTAGATGCTGTTGATAA GTATGAGAAGTATCATGTTCACTATGGAGGAAAACAAGAAGATAGGAATGCTAACTACACTGATATG GTTAACAAATACTATGATCTTGCTACGAGCTTTTATGAGTTTGGGTGGGGAGAATCTTTCCATTTTGCACACAG aTGGAATGGTGAGTCTCTTCGAGAAAGCATCAAACGTCACGAGCATTTCCTTGCTTTGCAACTTGGCCTGAAGCCTGGGCAGAAG GTTTTGGATGTTGGATGTGGAATTGGAGGACCATTGAGAGAAATTGCTCGCTTTAG CTCAACATCAGTTACAGGGTTGAATAACAATGAGTACCAAATATCGAGAGGAAAG GAACTCAATCGTATAGCTGGAGTAGACAAGACTTGCGACTTCATTAAG GCTGATTTCATGAAAATGCCTATTCCAGACAACAGTTTTGATGCAGTATATGCAATTGAAGCCACCTGCCATGCACCTGATGCT TATGGATGCTATAAAGAAATTTACAGAGTGTTGAAGCCCGGCCAATGTTTTGCTGCATACGAATGGTGCATGACCGATGCGTATGATCCCAATAACCAAGAACATCAAAAAATAAAG GCAGAAGTTGAGATTGGTGATGGTCTTCCAGACATTAGGTCGACTGCAAAGTGTCTTGAAGCTCTTAAGCAAGCAGGTTTTGAG ATAATATGGGAAAAAGATCTTGCAAAGGAGTCTCCTGTTCCCTGGTACCAGCCTTTAGACAAAAATCACTTCTCACTGAGTAGCTTCCGTCTAACCGCTGTTGGACGATTTTTTACCAGAAACATG GTCAAGGCTTTGGAATTTGCTGGATTGGCTCCAAAGGGGAGTCTAAGGGTTCAAGATTTTCTAGAGAAAGCTGCTGAGGGACTAGTTGAAGGCGGAAA GAAAGAGATATTCACACCTATGTACTTCTTTTTGGCTCGGAAGCCTCTTTCGGACAACAACTAA